A single window of Methylobacterium nodulans ORS 2060 DNA harbors:
- a CDS encoding transglycosylase domain-containing protein: protein MRRRVGLALLCSAAIAGPAHAGPAESLSFWDLKPGQLRILVASPQVMVTRTASGWEAYCRCPVVLKPNEIPEAMKKAIIAVEDRRFMEHGGVDLVALAAVLRGGLSRGGSTIPMQLLKNLVFHDLQGRDLFSKLERKGSEVWHAGTFDGAVGKQELLAAYLNQIEFGGREIVGLYRASRYYFHKEPRDLNLFECALLAGMVQAPARFNPVKETTKERAYERARLVLGLMVQQGKISQAERLRAERVGVRPGLLPEFRIQAQPFTEWIVQTLAPRFVQEGETIRFFVTLEPRFQRLAEKQLSDMVGEGTIPAEYEAGAVMMSGDGRVRAMIGSVDWSRRQFNAAVKTSVQPGSTAKLPLIVAACEAGLSPQSRVVDRPITATWPANGHLGYKGETTLLEAMASSRNAAAVRLTQDLGVRRVAAVSRRLGIEPGPDPDAGFVLGSFSTNVLSMTAAYATVANGGYRVAPTGVLAVVDGRGQVRASFLDPIRTRVIPQNCVAPTRSILREVVRSGTGRSAGLGRWAAYGKTGTSTGNADAWFVGWSEGRVLGVWMGRRRDAVGEGLAGKGAPAEYFRRVSSSANEMVEYRIAQQRGKAGSRTAGGPDRQKAANPQKAPEHRPVHASLAPRLDGPEAIRLNAAPRPPLRPFREAVPWLRDEDEDLSPW from the coding sequence ATGCGCCGCCGTGTCGGCCTCGCCCTGCTCTGCTCGGCCGCGATCGCCGGCCCGGCTCATGCCGGCCCCGCCGAGAGCCTGTCCTTCTGGGATCTCAAGCCCGGGCAGCTGCGCATTCTGGTCGCCTCGCCGCAGGTCATGGTCACCCGCACCGCATCCGGCTGGGAGGCCTATTGCCGCTGTCCCGTAGTGCTCAAGCCGAATGAAATCCCGGAGGCGATGAAGAAGGCCATCATCGCCGTCGAGGATCGGCGCTTCATGGAGCACGGCGGCGTCGACCTCGTCGCTCTGGCGGCGGTGCTCCGCGGCGGACTGAGTCGAGGCGGCAGCACCATACCCATGCAGCTCCTCAAGAACCTCGTGTTCCACGATCTGCAGGGCCGCGACCTCTTCAGCAAGCTCGAACGCAAGGGCTCCGAGGTCTGGCATGCCGGAACCTTCGACGGGGCCGTCGGCAAACAGGAGCTGCTTGCGGCCTATCTCAACCAGATCGAGTTCGGCGGACGCGAGATCGTCGGCCTCTATCGCGCGAGCCGGTACTACTTCCACAAGGAGCCCCGGGACCTGAACCTGTTCGAGTGCGCGCTGCTAGCCGGCATGGTGCAGGCGCCTGCCCGGTTCAATCCGGTCAAGGAGACCACAAAGGAGCGCGCCTATGAGCGCGCGAGGCTCGTGCTCGGCCTCATGGTCCAGCAGGGCAAGATCAGCCAGGCCGAGCGGCTGCGGGCCGAGCGGGTCGGCGTGCGCCCGGGGCTGCTGCCGGAGTTCAGGATCCAGGCGCAGCCCTTCACGGAGTGGATCGTCCAGACCTTGGCCCCACGCTTCGTGCAGGAGGGTGAGACGATCAGGTTCTTCGTCACCCTGGAGCCTCGGTTTCAGCGCCTGGCCGAGAAGCAGCTGAGCGACATGGTCGGCGAGGGGACCATCCCGGCCGAATACGAGGCGGGGGCCGTGATGATGTCCGGCGACGGGCGGGTTCGCGCGATGATCGGCAGCGTGGATTGGTCGCGTCGGCAGTTCAACGCGGCCGTGAAGACGAGCGTGCAGCCCGGCTCGACGGCGAAGCTGCCGCTGATCGTGGCGGCCTGCGAGGCCGGCCTCTCGCCGCAGAGCCGGGTGGTCGATCGTCCGATCACCGCGACGTGGCCCGCCAACGGACATCTCGGCTACAAAGGTGAGACGACGCTCCTGGAGGCGATGGCGTCCTCTCGAAATGCCGCGGCCGTCCGGCTCACCCAGGATCTCGGGGTTCGGCGCGTGGCGGCGGTGAGCCGCCGGCTCGGCATCGAGCCGGGGCCCGATCCGGATGCGGGCTTCGTCCTCGGCTCCTTCTCGACCAACGTGCTGAGCATGACGGCGGCTTACGCCACGGTTGCGAACGGTGGCTATCGCGTCGCGCCGACCGGCGTGCTCGCCGTCGTGGACGGCCGCGGGCAGGTGCGCGCGAGCTTCCTGGACCCGATCCGGACGCGGGTCATCCCGCAAAACTGCGTCGCACCGACACGCAGCATCCTGCGGGAGGTCGTCCGCTCCGGGACAGGACGGAGCGCCGGCCTGGGCCGATGGGCGGCGTATGGAAAGACGGGGACCTCCACGGGCAACGCCGATGCGTGGTTCGTGGGCTGGAGCGAGGGGCGTGTCCTGGGCGTCTGGATGGGGCGGCGGCGTGATGCCGTCGGAGAGGGCCTGGCCGGCAAAGGGGCGCCCGCCGAGTACTTCCGGCGCGTGTCGTCCAGCGCGAACGAGATGGTGGAATACCGCATCGCTCAGCAGCGCGGCAAAGCCGGCAGCCGAACCGCAGGCGGGCCCGATCGCCAGAAAGCCGCCAATCCGCAGAAGGCGCCCGAGCACAGGCCGGTTCACGCGAGCCTGGCGCCACGCCTCGACGGACCTGAAGCGATCCGACTGAATGCCGCCCCGCGCCCGCCTTTGCGGCCGTTCAGAGAGGCCGTGCCCTGGTTGCGCGACGAGGACGAGGACTTGAGCCCCTGGTGA
- a CDS encoding App1 family protein has protein sequence MAIARARRLRRSAAWILSLLARPARRAQVTQGVAVEAYRGYGSAEEIFLIGRVFRQSGTERDADPDDLRAQLRDIGRRIRRRRLADVGVTACFGGSAVRVATDGDGYFRIHLRPREPPRSEGAWHPVEITLDADPPVHAQGEVFIPPERCRFVVISDIDDTVMHTGVANKLKMLWRLFVADAASRVAFPGVAALYRALHAGPAGAERNPMLYVSRAPWGIYDMLSEFFRLHAIPVGPVLFLREWGLSWRHPLPRRAEEHKRDLIGHMLTLYHDLPFVLIGDSGQHDPEVYARIVSENPGRVLAVYIRNVSREASRAAEIEQLAKTVAAAGSSLVLAADSRAIAEHAARLGLIAAQAVEDVASEKVAAEGAGRRSPLRRISRSTPDATAAAVTGGELDAALDDSSPDPPNVIVEPAHRGHTGS, from the coding sequence ATGGCCATCGCTCGGGCTCGCCGGCTGAGGCGTTCCGCCGCCTGGATTCTGAGCCTGCTCGCGCGGCCGGCGCGCAGGGCGCAAGTGACGCAAGGCGTGGCGGTCGAAGCCTATCGCGGCTACGGCTCCGCCGAGGAGATCTTCCTCATCGGCCGCGTGTTCCGGCAATCCGGCACGGAGCGCGACGCGGACCCGGACGACCTGCGCGCGCAGTTGCGCGACATCGGCCGGCGGATCCGGCGCCGGCGCCTCGCCGATGTCGGCGTGACGGCGTGCTTCGGCGGCAGCGCGGTGCGCGTCGCGACCGACGGAGACGGTTACTTCCGCATCCACCTGCGCCCCCGCGAGCCGCCTCGGAGCGAGGGGGCGTGGCACCCGGTCGAGATCACCCTCGACGCGGATCCTCCGGTTCACGCGCAGGGCGAGGTGTTCATCCCGCCCGAGCGCTGCCGCTTCGTGGTGATCAGCGACATCGACGACACCGTCATGCACACCGGTGTCGCCAACAAGCTCAAGATGCTCTGGCGCCTGTTCGTCGCCGACGCGGCGAGCCGGGTCGCCTTTCCGGGCGTCGCGGCGCTCTACCGCGCGCTCCATGCCGGCCCCGCCGGCGCGGAGCGGAACCCGATGCTCTACGTGTCGCGCGCGCCTTGGGGCATCTACGACATGCTCTCGGAGTTCTTCCGGCTGCATGCCATTCCGGTCGGGCCGGTGCTGTTCCTGCGCGAGTGGGGGCTGTCGTGGCGCCATCCCCTGCCGCGTCGGGCCGAGGAGCACAAGCGCGATCTGATCGGCCACATGCTCACGCTCTACCACGACCTGCCGTTCGTGCTGATCGGCGACAGTGGTCAGCATGATCCCGAGGTCTACGCGCGGATCGTGAGCGAGAACCCCGGCCGGGTGCTGGCGGTCTACATCCGCAACGTGTCGCGCGAGGCGAGCCGCGCAGCGGAGATCGAGCAGCTTGCGAAGACGGTCGCGGCGGCAGGAAGCAGCCTCGTGCTGGCTGCCGACAGCCGCGCGATCGCCGAGCACGCGGCACGCCTCGGCCTGATTGCTGCGCAAGCGGTGGAGGATGTCGCCTCGGAGAAGGTGGCGGCCGAAGGCGCAGGCCGACGGTCTCCGCTACGCCGGATCAGCAGGTCCACGCCCGATGCCACCGCCGCGGCCGTGACCGGAGGAGAACTGGACGCTGCGCTCGATGACTCGTCGCCCGATCCCCCGAACGTCATCGTCGAGCCCGCGCACCGGGGTCACACCGGCTCATAG
- the recJ gene encoding single-stranded-DNA-specific exonuclease RecJ produces the protein MTALIDHPRPLLDVHRSVLGRPWRDRCAEAGPQAAAVTIAQSHGLPEVLARVLAGRGVAPGEVPGFLEPRLRDLMPDPSILVDMEAAADRLAHAVLRREKVAIFGDYDVDGAASAALLAGTLRDLGVPFRLHIPDRITEGYGPNGEAIRMLAGEGASLLVTVDCGTAGHGPLAEAARLGLDVLVLDHHGAPETLPPARAVVNPNRLDDLSGLGHLCAAGVVFLTLVALKRRLRRDGVEVPDLMAGLDLVALATVADVVPLLGLNRAFVRQGLAVMRGRGRRGLAALLDAAGLAEPPQAWHLGFLVGPRINAGGRIGDATLGARLLLCEDPIEAAGIAAQLDQLNRERQAIEAAAVAEAEALAALRLERDPDQPVIVAGSPDWHPGVVGLIAARLKERFGRPAFAFALREDGTATGSGRSIIGADLGRAVRRAVEAGLAAKGGGHAMAAGVTLAAVDLDRFRDGLSQELAAAVGDARAAQALLVDGVLSAGGVQPDLVAAVERAGPFGQGAPEPVFALARHRIADARIVGTGHVKAQLRGRDGVTVGAIAFRAAEGPLGQLLLRSIGRDIHAAGTLSRDRWRGGERVQLRLCDAAETV, from the coding sequence GTGACCGCCCTCATCGACCACCCGCGCCCGCTCCTCGACGTTCACCGCTCCGTGCTCGGCCGCCCCTGGCGCGACCGCTGCGCCGAGGCCGGCCCCCAGGCGGCGGCCGTCACCATCGCGCAGAGCCACGGCCTTCCCGAGGTGCTGGCCCGGGTGCTCGCGGGCCGCGGCGTCGCCCCGGGCGAGGTGCCGGGCTTCCTCGAGCCGCGCCTGCGCGATCTGATGCCGGACCCGAGCATCCTCGTCGACATGGAGGCGGCGGCCGATCGGCTCGCGCATGCGGTGCTCCGGCGCGAGAAGGTCGCGATCTTCGGCGATTACGATGTCGACGGCGCGGCGAGCGCCGCGCTCCTCGCCGGCACGCTGCGCGATCTCGGCGTGCCGTTCCGCCTTCACATCCCGGACCGGATCACCGAGGGCTATGGCCCGAATGGCGAGGCCATCCGCATGCTGGCAGGGGAGGGGGCGAGCCTCCTCGTCACGGTGGATTGCGGCACCGCGGGGCACGGACCCCTGGCCGAGGCCGCGCGGCTCGGCCTCGACGTGCTGGTCCTCGATCATCACGGCGCTCCCGAGACGCTTCCCCCGGCCCGGGCCGTCGTGAACCCGAATCGCCTCGACGACCTCTCGGGGCTCGGTCATCTCTGCGCGGCGGGCGTGGTCTTCCTCACCCTGGTTGCGCTCAAGCGGCGGCTGCGCCGCGACGGCGTGGAGGTTCCCGACCTGATGGCCGGCCTCGACCTCGTGGCGCTCGCTACCGTCGCCGATGTGGTGCCCTTGCTCGGCCTCAACCGCGCCTTCGTGCGCCAGGGGCTTGCGGTGATGCGCGGGCGCGGGCGGCGCGGCCTCGCGGCGCTCCTCGACGCTGCGGGCCTCGCGGAACCGCCGCAGGCTTGGCATCTCGGCTTCCTGGTCGGCCCCCGCATCAATGCCGGAGGGCGGATCGGCGACGCCACTCTCGGCGCGCGCCTCCTCCTCTGCGAGGATCCGATCGAGGCGGCCGGCATCGCCGCGCAGCTCGATCAGCTCAACCGGGAGCGACAGGCCATCGAGGCCGCCGCCGTGGCCGAGGCCGAGGCTCTGGCCGCCCTGCGCCTGGAGCGCGATCCGGACCAGCCGGTGATCGTGGCCGGGAGCCCCGATTGGCATCCGGGCGTCGTGGGCCTGATCGCGGCGCGGCTCAAGGAGCGGTTCGGGCGCCCGGCCTTCGCCTTCGCCCTGCGCGAGGACGGCACTGCCACCGGGTCCGGGCGCTCCATCATCGGGGCTGATCTCGGCCGGGCAGTGCGCCGGGCCGTGGAGGCGGGGCTCGCAGCTAAGGGCGGCGGCCACGCCATGGCGGCGGGCGTGACGCTCGCCGCCGTCGATCTCGACCGGTTCCGCGACGGGCTCTCCCAGGAACTTGCCGCGGCGGTGGGGGATGCCCGCGCCGCTCAGGCCCTCCTCGTCGACGGAGTGCTCTCGGCCGGAGGCGTGCAGCCCGATCTCGTCGCGGCGGTGGAGCGGGCCGGTCCCTTCGGCCAGGGGGCGCCCGAGCCCGTCTTCGCGCTCGCCCGCCACCGGATCGCAGATGCCCGCATCGTCGGCACCGGCCACGTCAAGGCACAGTTGCGCGGACGCGACGGCGTCACCGTGGGGGCGATCGCCTTCCGGGCCGCCGAGGGGCCGCTCGGTCAACTGCTCCTGCGCAGCATCGGCCGGGACATCCATGCCGCCGGCACGCTGTCGCGCGACCGTTGGCGCGGCGGGGAGCGGGTTCAGCTGCGGCTGTGCGATGCGGCCGAGACCGTCTGA
- a CDS encoding NAD(P)(+) transhydrogenase (Re/Si-specific) subunit beta yields the protein MSENISSLLYIVAGVLFIMALRGLSHPTTSRQGNLYGMVGMGIAILTTLVGHAPAGAGAWLLVLLGLGIGGGVGAVIARRVPMTAMPQLVAAFHSLVGLAAVAVAAGALYAPHAFGILEGGHIHKQSLFEMGLGVAIGAITFTGSVIAFLKLDGRMSGKPIMLPQRHLINILLGVLLVVLLATFIANESKVLFWLIVLLSFALGGLLIIPIGGADMPVVVSMLNSYSGWAAAGIGFTLGNLALIITGSLVGSSGAILSYIMCHAMNRSFISVILGGFGGESAVAAGGQVEARPVKQGSADDAAFIMKNAEKVIIVPGYGMAVAQAQHSLREMADQLKKEGVEVKYAIHPVAGRMPGHMNVLLAEANVPYDEVFELEDINGEFPQADVAFVIGANDVTNPAAKTDPQSPIFGMPILDVEKAKTVLFVKRGMGSGYAGVENEVFFRDNTMMLFGDAKKVVDEIVKSF from the coding sequence ATGTCGGAGAACATCTCTTCCCTTCTCTACATCGTCGCCGGCGTCCTGTTCATCATGGCGCTGCGGGGCCTGTCGCACCCGACCACCTCCCGGCAGGGCAACCTGTACGGCATGGTCGGCATGGGGATCGCGATCCTGACCACGCTCGTCGGCCACGCGCCTGCCGGCGCGGGCGCGTGGTTGCTGGTGCTGCTCGGCCTCGGAATCGGCGGCGGCGTGGGCGCCGTCATCGCCCGGCGCGTGCCGATGACCGCGATGCCGCAGCTCGTGGCGGCCTTCCACTCCCTCGTCGGTCTCGCGGCCGTGGCAGTGGCGGCGGGCGCGCTCTACGCGCCGCATGCCTTCGGCATCCTGGAAGGCGGCCACATCCACAAGCAGTCCTTGTTCGAGATGGGGCTCGGCGTCGCCATCGGCGCCATCACCTTCACGGGCTCGGTGATCGCCTTCCTCAAGCTCGACGGGCGCATGTCGGGCAAGCCGATCATGCTGCCGCAGCGGCACCTCATCAACATCCTGCTGGGCGTCCTGCTCGTCGTCCTGCTCGCGACCTTCATCGCCAACGAGAGCAAGGTCCTCTTCTGGCTGATCGTGCTCCTGTCCTTCGCGCTGGGCGGGCTCCTGATCATCCCGATCGGCGGCGCCGACATGCCGGTCGTCGTCTCGATGCTCAACTCCTATTCGGGCTGGGCCGCGGCGGGCATCGGCTTCACGCTCGGCAACCTCGCGCTGATCATCACCGGCTCCCTGGTCGGCTCCTCGGGCGCGATCCTGTCCTACATCATGTGCCACGCGATGAACCGCTCGTTCATCTCGGTGATCCTGGGCGGCTTCGGCGGCGAATCCGCCGTCGCGGCCGGCGGGCAGGTCGAGGCGCGGCCGGTGAAGCAGGGCTCGGCGGACGATGCGGCCTTCATCATGAAGAATGCCGAGAAGGTCATCATCGTGCCGGGCTACGGCATGGCGGTGGCGCAGGCCCAGCACTCGCTCCGCGAGATGGCCGACCAGCTCAAGAAGGAGGGCGTCGAGGTCAAGTACGCCATCCACCCGGTGGCGGGCCGCATGCCGGGCCACATGAACGTGCTCCTCGCCGAGGCGAACGTGCCCTACGACGAGGTGTTCGAGCTGGAGGACATCAACGGCGAGTTCCCGCAGGCGGATGTCGCCTTCGTGATCGGCGCCAACGACGTCACCAACCCGGCCGCCAAGACGGATCCGCAATCGCCGATCTTCGGCATGCCGATCCTCGACGTGGAGAAGGCCAAGACCGTGCTGTTCGTCAAGCGCGGCATGGGCTCGGGCTATGCAGGCGTCGAGAACGAGGTGTTCTTCCGCGACAACACCATGATGCTGTTCGGCGACGCCAAGAAGGTGGTCGACGAGATCGTCAAGAGCTTCTGA
- a CDS encoding proton-translocating transhydrogenase family protein codes for MATLPPDQAAEQARAAAAAARTAADIAAKAAEQAQAIADAAGHGIAAVTHGAVDPTVFRLAIFVLAIFVGYYVVWSVTPALHTPLMSVTNAISSVIVVGALLAVGVPLVEKGTGIARFLGFLGLVFASVNIFGGFLVTQRMLGMYKKKA; via the coding sequence ATGGCGACGCTTCCTCCAGACCAGGCGGCCGAGCAGGCGCGCGCGGCGGCTGCCGCCGCCCGGACCGCCGCCGACATCGCGGCCAAGGCCGCCGAACAAGCCCAGGCCATCGCCGATGCGGCCGGCCACGGCATCGCGGCCGTCACCCACGGCGCGGTCGATCCCACCGTGTTCCGCCTCGCGATCTTCGTGCTGGCGATCTTCGTCGGCTATTACGTGGTCTGGTCGGTGACCCCGGCCCTCCACACCCCCCTGATGTCGGTCACCAACGCGATCTCGTCGGTGATCGTGGTCGGCGCGCTCCTCGCGGTCGGCGTTCCGCTCGTCGAGAAGGGCACCGGAATTGCCCGCTTCCTCGGCTTCCTCGGCCTCGTCTTCGCGAGCGTGAACATCTTCGGCGGCTTCCTCGTCACCCAGCGCATGCTCGGCATGTACAAGAAGAAGGCGTGA
- a CDS encoding Re/Si-specific NAD(P)(+) transhydrogenase subunit alpha, producing the protein MRIAVLSETDPAEPRVAAIPETVKKYKSLGADVTVQSGAGAKAGLPDSEFEAVGATIAPDAAAAAKDAEIVLRVRRPAAEELPGLKRGAIVVGIMDPYGHEAEIKALADAGVAAIAMELMPRITRAQVMDVLSSQANLAGYRAVVDGAAVYGRALPMMMTAAGTVPAARVFVMGAGVAGLQAIATARRLGAVVTATDVRPAAKEQVESLGAKFIAVEDEEFKQAETAGGYAKEMSAEYRRKQAELVASHIAKQDIVITTALIPGRPAPRLVTAEMIAAMRPGSVLVDLAVERGGNVEGAKADEIVETPNGVKIVAYANVPGRLAATSSSLYARNLYAFVETLIDKASKSLAVKWDDELVKATCLTRDGAVIHPNFQPNA; encoded by the coding sequence ATGCGGATCGCGGTGCTATCCGAGACCGACCCGGCGGAGCCGCGCGTCGCGGCGATCCCCGAGACGGTCAAGAAATACAAGTCGCTCGGCGCCGACGTGACGGTCCAGTCGGGTGCCGGCGCCAAGGCCGGGCTTCCCGACAGCGAGTTCGAGGCCGTCGGCGCGACCATTGCGCCGGACGCAGCCGCGGCCGCGAAGGATGCCGAAATCGTGCTGCGCGTCCGCCGGCCGGCCGCCGAGGAGCTCCCGGGGCTCAAGCGCGGAGCGATCGTCGTCGGGATCATGGACCCCTACGGCCACGAGGCCGAGATCAAGGCCCTGGCCGATGCGGGGGTTGCCGCCATCGCCATGGAGCTGATGCCGCGCATCACCCGCGCGCAGGTGATGGACGTGCTGTCGAGCCAGGCGAACCTCGCCGGCTACCGCGCCGTGGTGGACGGGGCCGCCGTCTACGGCCGGGCGCTGCCCATGATGATGACCGCGGCCGGCACCGTGCCGGCGGCCCGCGTCTTCGTGATGGGGGCCGGCGTCGCCGGGCTCCAGGCCATCGCCACCGCACGCCGCCTCGGCGCCGTGGTGACGGCGACCGACGTGCGCCCGGCCGCCAAGGAGCAGGTCGAGTCGCTCGGCGCCAAGTTCATCGCCGTCGAGGACGAGGAGTTCAAGCAGGCCGAGACCGCGGGCGGCTACGCCAAGGAGATGTCGGCCGAGTACCGCCGCAAGCAGGCGGAGCTGGTGGCGAGCCACATCGCCAAGCAGGACATCGTCATCACCACGGCGCTGATCCCGGGCCGTCCCGCCCCCAGGCTCGTCACCGCCGAGATGATTGCGGCGATGCGGCCGGGCTCCGTGCTGGTCGACCTCGCGGTGGAGCGCGGCGGCAATGTCGAGGGCGCCAAGGCCGACGAGATCGTCGAGACGCCGAACGGCGTGAAGATCGTGGCCTACGCCAACGTGCCGGGCCGCCTCGCCGCCACCTCGTCGAGCCTCTACGCGCGCAATCTCTATGCCTTCGTCGAGACCCTGATCGACAAGGCGTCGAAGAGCCTCGCCGTGAAGTGGGATGACGAGCTCGTCAAGGCGACCTGCCTGACGCGCGACGGCGCCGTCATCCATCCGAACTTCCAGCCCAACGCCTGA
- a CDS encoding aa3-type cytochrome c oxidase subunit IV, protein MASSNHASNDAYGPSMDGDTHEATYRGFVRFVEIATTVVVCWILSLGIGGIREAWLTAIFGVVLSGLAGAVGALAPALGWRAPGAVAVLLAVLLALY, encoded by the coding sequence ATGGCTAGCAGCAACCACGCCTCCAACGACGCTTACGGGCCCTCCATGGACGGGGACACCCACGAGGCGACCTATCGCGGCTTCGTGCGCTTCGTGGAGATCGCCACCACGGTCGTGGTCTGCTGGATTCTGTCGCTCGGGATCGGCGGGATCCGCGAGGCGTGGCTCACGGCGATCTTCGGCGTCGTGCTGTCGGGCCTCGCCGGCGCGGTCGGCGCCCTGGCGCCGGCGCTCGGCTGGCGGGCGCCGGGAGCGGTGGCGGTGCTGCTCGCGGTTCTTCTCGCCCTGTACTGA
- a CDS encoding ABC1 kinase family protein, with protein sequence MSDTEANRFSARAARYARVGANMGGVAARMAGSRLLGRKGEELSNAAALAQALGGLKGPIMKVAQLLATVPDLLPPEYAQELQKLQSEAPPMGAAFVKRRMAAELGADWQSRFGSFDLKPSAAASLGQVHRAATRDGAPLACKLQYPDMQSAVEADLKQLEFAFALHRRMRIAIDTREIAKEIGDRVREELDYLREAKHAALYSEVLRDIATVRVPGVHPGLTTKRLLTLDWLEGEKILTFAQAPLEIRNRLAHAMFKAWWHPFSRAAVIHGDPHLGNYTVFSEGGEPQGINLLDYGCIRIFHPRFVGGVVDLYRGLLHDDQERIVHAYESWGFRRLNRELIDILNIWARFIYGPLLEDRVRTVADGVKPGEYGRRQAFEVHRALKERGPVTVPREFVFMDRAAVGLGAVFLHLRSELNYHRLFEAEIDRFSLDELAARQKMALEAAKLPLPA encoded by the coding sequence ATGTCCGACACCGAAGCCAACCGCTTCTCCGCCCGCGCCGCCCGCTATGCCCGGGTCGGCGCCAATATGGGCGGCGTCGCGGCCCGGATGGCGGGGTCCCGGCTGCTCGGCCGGAAGGGCGAGGAGCTGTCGAACGCCGCCGCCCTGGCTCAGGCCCTCGGGGGCCTGAAGGGGCCGATCATGAAGGTGGCGCAGCTTCTCGCCACCGTTCCCGATCTGCTGCCGCCCGAATACGCCCAGGAGCTGCAGAAGCTGCAATCCGAGGCGCCGCCGATGGGCGCCGCCTTCGTCAAGCGGCGCATGGCGGCCGAACTCGGGGCCGATTGGCAGAGCCGCTTCGGCAGCTTCGACCTGAAGCCCTCCGCGGCCGCCTCCCTCGGCCAGGTGCACCGGGCCGCGACCCGGGACGGCGCCCCGCTCGCCTGCAAGCTCCAGTACCCGGACATGCAATCCGCCGTCGAGGCGGATCTCAAGCAGCTCGAATTCGCCTTCGCGCTGCACCGGCGCATGCGCATCGCCATCGACACCCGCGAGATCGCCAAGGAGATCGGCGACCGGGTGCGGGAGGAGCTCGACTACCTGCGCGAGGCCAAGCATGCCGCCCTCTACAGCGAGGTGCTGCGCGACATCGCGACCGTCCGGGTGCCCGGCGTGCATCCGGGCCTCACGACGAAGCGCCTGCTGACCCTCGACTGGCTCGAGGGCGAGAAGATCCTGACCTTCGCGCAGGCCCCGCTGGAGATCCGCAACCGGCTCGCCCACGCGATGTTCAAGGCGTGGTGGCACCCCTTCAGCCGCGCCGCCGTCATCCACGGGGACCCGCATCTCGGCAACTACACGGTGTTCTCGGAGGGCGGCGAGCCGCAGGGCATCAACCTGCTCGATTACGGCTGCATCCGCATCTTCCACCCGCGCTTCGTCGGCGGCGTGGTCGATCTCTACCGGGGCCTCCTGCACGATGACCAGGAGCGCATCGTCCATGCCTACGAGAGCTGGGGCTTCCGCCGGCTCAACCGCGAGTTGATCGACATCCTCAACATCTGGGCACGGTTCATCTATGGGCCGCTCCTCGAGGACCGCGTGCGCACGGTGGCCGATGGGGTGAAGCCCGGCGAATACGGCCGGCGCCAGGCCTTCGAGGTGCACCGCGCCCTCAAGGAGCGCGGCCCCGTCACCGTGCCGCGGGAATTCGTGTTCATGGACCGGGCGGCGGTGGGGCTCGGGGCGGTGTTCCTGCACCTGCGCTCGGAGTTGAACTATCACCGCCTGTTCGAGGCCGAGATCGACCGCTTCTCCCTTGATGAGCTGGCGGCCCGCCAGAAGATGGCGCTCGAAGCGGCGAAGCTGCCGCTCCCCGCGTGA
- a CDS encoding metal-sensitive transcriptional regulator, whose product MDYTYQDGRLQIRRTEEEKRPILQRLKRIEGQVRGLQSMVQEDRYCLDEVQQMNAITAAVREAALQLISDHLDASVQYAVSSHDRDGAVEEMIRALRSALRQS is encoded by the coding sequence ATGGACTACACCTACCAGGATGGACGCCTTCAGATCCGCCGCACCGAGGAGGAGAAGCGGCCGATTCTGCAGCGCTTGAAGCGGATCGAGGGGCAGGTTCGCGGCCTTCAGTCCATGGTGCAGGAGGACCGCTACTGCCTGGACGAGGTGCAGCAGATGAACGCCATCACGGCTGCGGTGCGGGAGGCGGCGCTGCAGCTGATCAGCGACCATCTCGACGCGTCCGTGCAATATGCGGTGAGCAGCCATGATCGCGACGGGGCGGTCGAGGAGATGATCCGGGCGCTGCGCAGCGCCCTGCGGCAGTCCTGA